The Oncorhynchus masou masou isolate Uvic2021 chromosome 31, UVic_Omas_1.1, whole genome shotgun sequence genome includes a region encoding these proteins:
- the LOC135523572 gene encoding TATA-box-binding protein-like isoform X1 has product MEQNNSVPPFQGLASPQGAMTPGMPIFSPMMPYGSGLTPQPVTNTNSLSLLEEQQRQQQQQASSQQAGVPGGLGQTPQLYHSQTVTTTTLPGNTPLYTATPLTPMTPITPATPASESSGIVPQLQNIVSTVNLGCKLDLKTIALRARNAEYNPKRFAAVIMRIREPRTTALIFSSGKMVCTGAKSEEQSRLAARKYARVVQKLGFPAKFLDFKIQNMVGSCDVKFPIRLEGLVLTHQQFSSYEPELFPGLIYRMIKPRIVLLIFVSGKVVLTGAKVRGEIYEAFENIYPILKGFRKTT; this is encoded by the exons ATGGAGCAGAACAACAGTGTGCCTCCTTTCCAGGGTCTTGCCTCCCCTCAG GGGGCAATGACTCCTGGTATGCCCATTTTCAGCCCCATGATGCCCTATGGCAGTGGTCTGACTCCCCAACCTGTCACGAACACAAACAGCCTGTCTCTCCTGGAAGAGCAGCAgcggcaacaacagcagcaggctTCGTCCCAGCAGGCTGGGGTGCCAGGAGGTTTGGGACAGACACCACAGCTTTATCACTCCCAAACGGTCACCACGACCACACTGCCAGGAAACACTCCCCTCTACACCGCTACACCGCTAACCCCCATGACACCCATCACACCTGCCACTCCTGCCTCTGAGAGTTCTGGGATTGTCCCTCAGTTACA GAACATCGTATCCACTGTGAACTTGGGCTGCAAACTTGACTTGAAAACAATAGCACTGCGAGCTAGAAATGCTGAGTACAACCCCAAG CGATTTGCTGCTGTAATCATGAGAATACGAGAGCCAAGAACAACTGCACTTATCTTCAGTTCTGGAAAAATGGTTTGCACGGGAGCCAAAAG TGAAGAGCAGTCCCGCCTGGCGGCCAGGAAATATGCCAGAGTTGTGCAGAAGTTGGGCTTCCCAGCCAAATTTCTTGATTTCAAGATTCAGAACATGGTGGGCAGCTGTGATGTCAAATTCCCCATTCGGTTAGAGGGACTTGTACTAACTCACCAACAGTTCAGCAG TTATGAACCTGAGTTGTTCCCTGGGCTAATCTACAGAATGATCAAACCCAGAATTGTCCTGCTGATATTCGTTTCAGGCAAAGTTGTATTAACAG GTGCAAAGGTCAGAGGAGAAATTTATGAAGCATTTGAAAACATCTACCCCATCTTGAAAGGATTCAGGAAGACGACGTAA
- the LOC135523571 gene encoding rho-related GTP-binding protein RhoU-like, which yields MPPQGDGEYKPVAVSAAVPPVPPRRVRSRESFSGSKCRSGGVERKVKCVLVGDGAVGKTSLIVSYTTNGYPTEYVPTAFDNFAAVVAVDGKPVKLQLCDTAGQDEFDKLRPLCYTNADIFLLCFSVVSPSSFQNVTEKWVPEIRRHCPQAPVVLVGTQSDLREDVKVLIELAKYKERPVEPQEAQQCAEDMRAVSYMECSSLTQKNLKEVFDAAIVASIQHSDSQQQHRLKKRTPDKMKKLSRSCWKKYCCVA from the exons ATGCCTCCCCAGGGCGATGGAGAATATAAACCTGTAGCAGTGTCGGCGGCGGTCCCACCGGTTCCCCCTCGGAGGGTTCGGAGCAGAGAGTCGTTTTCGGGCTCCAAGTGTCGGTCCGGTGGCGTAGAGCGCAAAGTGAAGTGTGTGCTTGTCGGTGACGGGGCAGTTGGGAAAACGAGCTTGATTGTCAGCTACACCACAAATGGATATCCAACTGAATATGTCCCAACTGCTTTTGATAATTTTGCAG cGGTCGTGGCAGTTGATGGCAAGCCTGTAAAACTGCAGCTTTGTGACACAGCTGGCCAG GATGAGTTTGACAAACTGCGTCCGCTCTGCTACACCAACGCAGACATCTTCCTGCTGTGCTTCAGTGTTGTCAGCCCTTCTTCTTTTCAGAATGTCACAGAGAAATGGGTGCCAGAGATTCGCCGGCACTGCCCGCAGGCGCCGGTGGTTCTGGTGGGAACCCAGTCAGACCTGCGGGAGGACGTCAAGGTTCTGATCGAGCTGGCAAAATACAAAGAGAGGCCAGTGGAGCCCCAGGAGGCCCAGCAGTGTGCCGAGGACATGAGGGCCGTGTCATACATGGAGTGCTCCTCACTCACCCAGAAGAACCTCAAAGAGGTGTTTGACGCAGCCATCGTGGCCAGCATCCAGCACTCCGACAGTCAGCAGCAGCATCGACTGAAAAAACGGACTCCAGATAAGATGAAGAAGCTTTCTAGGTCGTGCTGGAAGAAGTACTGTTGTGTGGCCTAG
- the LOC135523572 gene encoding TATA-box-binding protein-like isoform X2, protein MMPYGSGLTPQPVTNTNSLSLLEEQQRQQQQQASSQQAGVPGGLGQTPQLYHSQTVTTTTLPGNTPLYTATPLTPMTPITPATPASESSGIVPQLQNIVSTVNLGCKLDLKTIALRARNAEYNPKRFAAVIMRIREPRTTALIFSSGKMVCTGAKSEEQSRLAARKYARVVQKLGFPAKFLDFKIQNMVGSCDVKFPIRLEGLVLTHQQFSSYEPELFPGLIYRMIKPRIVLLIFVSGKVVLTGAKVRGEIYEAFENIYPILKGFRKTT, encoded by the exons ATGATGCCCTATGGCAGTGGTCTGACTCCCCAACCTGTCACGAACACAAACAGCCTGTCTCTCCTGGAAGAGCAGCAgcggcaacaacagcagcaggctTCGTCCCAGCAGGCTGGGGTGCCAGGAGGTTTGGGACAGACACCACAGCTTTATCACTCCCAAACGGTCACCACGACCACACTGCCAGGAAACACTCCCCTCTACACCGCTACACCGCTAACCCCCATGACACCCATCACACCTGCCACTCCTGCCTCTGAGAGTTCTGGGATTGTCCCTCAGTTACA GAACATCGTATCCACTGTGAACTTGGGCTGCAAACTTGACTTGAAAACAATAGCACTGCGAGCTAGAAATGCTGAGTACAACCCCAAG CGATTTGCTGCTGTAATCATGAGAATACGAGAGCCAAGAACAACTGCACTTATCTTCAGTTCTGGAAAAATGGTTTGCACGGGAGCCAAAAG TGAAGAGCAGTCCCGCCTGGCGGCCAGGAAATATGCCAGAGTTGTGCAGAAGTTGGGCTTCCCAGCCAAATTTCTTGATTTCAAGATTCAGAACATGGTGGGCAGCTGTGATGTCAAATTCCCCATTCGGTTAGAGGGACTTGTACTAACTCACCAACAGTTCAGCAG TTATGAACCTGAGTTGTTCCCTGGGCTAATCTACAGAATGATCAAACCCAGAATTGTCCTGCTGATATTCGTTTCAGGCAAAGTTGTATTAACAG GTGCAAAGGTCAGAGGAGAAATTTATGAAGCATTTGAAAACATCTACCCCATCTTGAAAGGATTCAGGAAGACGACGTAA